The window TTGGGTTAACGTAAAAGGATGGGAACAAAACGAGCAAAAAGTTATCGACAACATTATGCCGTTCTTCACCCAATACTACTCAGTTAAATGGGAAAACTACCCAGTACACGACCACTATGTATCAAACCCAATTGTTGTAGATGTAGATGGTAAATAGGGGTGTTTAATTTGAAAACAATAACATTTGATCAAATAAAAACTTCTTCAATCGCTTTAGAATTCGATGAATTAATTCCAGATGAAATTTTCTCCTGGACTGAAGCTGATTTTGCTAAATATCAAGTCCCAATCGGAAACTCAAGATTCCCATTAACTGACTACTTCAATGTAACCGTTGAAGGAGAAGCAGCAGGACCTGATGAAGTAGAAATGATTTTAAACGGTGACTTAAACAGAGTAAAATACATCGGTTGTAAAATGAGCGGTGGAAACATCGTCTGTAACGGTAGTGTAGATTTACACGTAGGTGCAGAAATGTCCGGTGGATCCATTCTCGTTAAAGGTAACGCAGCAGCTCACGCTGGTAGAGAAATGTCTGGTGGATACCTTGAAATTGAAGGAAATACCAAAGAATTCACTGGTGCTTCTTACATTGGTGAATGGAGAGGTATGACCGGAGGAGAAATCGTTGTTGGCGGTAACGCTGGAAAACAATGTGGTGAATGTTTAACCGGTGGAAAAATCCACGTTAAAGGTAACTGTGATATCTTAGCTGGTATTCACATGACCAAAGGTATCATTGAAATTGACGGTGACGTAAACCGTTGGCCTGGTGGACAAATGAAAAACGGTAATATCATCATTCATGGATTCCTCGGTAGATTACTCGAAGGATTTGTTCTCGACGGTGTCGTAGTAGATCCTGAAGTAGAAGGTATTACTTTCGAAGGTAAATACATTAAATATACTGGAGATATTGGTCTTAACGGTAAAGGTAACCTTTACTTAGGCGCTGAAGCTAACAAAGAAAAATTAGCTGAATACGGCGAATTAGACGACGAATATACTTCAATCAGAGAATACAGGAATTTATAATTCCTCTCTCTTTTTTCTTTTTTTTAAAACAGGCGATTATTATGGTAGAAGAAGTACAAATGACCTTGGAAGAAGCTATTGAATATGTCAGGAACAATGTTGAAGTTACTGATATTCTGGAAATTTCCTACAATCGTATCTTTGCTCCGGGTGAAGTTTTAGGTATTACAGAAGAGGATGAAGTCACTGGAGAAGGTCTCAGAGTTGGTTTGCAGTTAACAGGTGAAATCCTAAATCAATCCATTGAAGTCGATTTTAATGAAATCGGTGAGGATTTGCTTGAAATGCGCCATGTTCACGACGGTAAGGAAATAGTCATTGAACTTTTATAGTTCAACTTTTTTTTATTCATTATTTTTTTTGTTCGTATTGATACAAACATTTATATGTTAAAAGACATACTTTAATATATAGGAGGGAGTATCATGAAAACTTTAGAATTAACTACACCTCAAGC is drawn from uncultured Methanobrevibacter sp. and contains these coding sequences:
- a CDS encoding formylmethanofuran dehydrogenase subunit C — translated: MFNLKTITFDQIKTSSIALEFDELIPDEIFSWTEADFAKYQVPIGNSRFPLTDYFNVTVEGEAAGPDEVEMILNGDLNRVKYIGCKMSGGNIVCNGSVDLHVGAEMSGGSILVKGNAAAHAGREMSGGYLEIEGNTKEFTGASYIGEWRGMTGGEIVVGGNAGKQCGECLTGGKIHVKGNCDILAGIHMTKGIIEIDGDVNRWPGGQMKNGNIIIHGFLGRLLEGFVLDGVVVDPEVEGITFEGKYIKYTGDIGLNGKGNLYLGAEANKEKLAEYGELDDEYTSIREYRNL
- a CDS encoding DUF2097 domain-containing protein, translated to MVEEVQMTLEEAIEYVRNNVEVTDILEISYNRIFAPGEVLGITEEDEVTGEGLRVGLQLTGEILNQSIEVDFNEIGEDLLEMRHVHDGKEIVIELL